A window from Leptospira meyeri encodes these proteins:
- the lpxB gene encoding lipid-A-disaccharide synthase, protein MVNKKKSHNIQSDKNILVIAGEHSGDLLGADLLQELAILEPEYKFYGIGGEGMIHQGLDSMEELEHLSVIGFSEALKKYSFLKKIFYRVLEETNHRPTKLAILIDYPGFNLRLAKELKQRGISTVFYVSPQIWAWKFNRIYFIKEQIALMLTLFRFEEEIYTEYGVNSKFVGHPITKRIPEKLKKEPVITEKLPDSHHGYTVGLLPGSRKGEIRRLIDPILGTAALLHEHCKLEKKKVVFLLPNINAKEEAFILEKIESLKQIHPDIQIHYLWNASLRVMETSDLLLIASGTATLEGLYFETPMVILYKVSLFTYLLGSLLMRSKFIGLANILSGEEVCREITQNECQPKYIFEEAWKILSNAKLRNKIKGILRDAKERELGTTNASKKAAKEIQSLLRTLSN, encoded by the coding sequence ATGGTAAACAAAAAAAAGTCCCATAACATCCAATCAGACAAAAACATCTTAGTCATAGCCGGGGAACATTCTGGCGATTTGCTCGGAGCCGACCTGTTACAAGAATTGGCAATCCTCGAACCGGAATACAAGTTCTATGGAATTGGCGGAGAAGGAATGATCCACCAAGGCCTAGACTCCATGGAAGAACTAGAACATCTCAGTGTAATTGGTTTTTCCGAAGCCCTAAAAAAATATAGTTTTTTAAAAAAAATTTTTTATCGTGTTTTAGAAGAAACAAATCATAGGCCAACTAAACTTGCCATTTTAATTGACTATCCAGGATTTAACTTACGTTTGGCGAAGGAATTAAAACAAAGAGGAATCTCAACTGTTTTCTATGTATCACCGCAAATTTGGGCATGGAAATTCAACCGTATCTATTTTATCAAAGAACAAATTGCACTCATGCTCACTCTTTTCCGATTTGAAGAAGAGATTTATACGGAATACGGAGTGAATTCCAAGTTTGTTGGCCACCCCATTACCAAACGAATTCCTGAAAAATTAAAGAAAGAACCGGTGATCACAGAGAAACTTCCCGATTCCCATCATGGGTATACGGTCGGCCTACTTCCCGGTTCCAGGAAAGGTGAAATCCGAAGGTTAATCGATCCAATTCTCGGTACCGCTGCCCTCCTCCACGAACACTGCAAACTGGAAAAAAAGAAAGTGGTATTCCTTCTTCCCAATATCAATGCAAAGGAAGAGGCCTTTATCTTAGAAAAAATTGAGTCCTTAAAACAAATCCATCCTGATATTCAAATTCATTATTTGTGGAATGCTTCTTTACGCGTGATGGAAACCAGTGACCTCCTACTCATTGCTTCTGGAACTGCTACTTTGGAAGGACTTTATTTTGAGACACCGATGGTAATTCTTTATAAGGTGAGTTTGTTTACATATCTTTTAGGGTCTCTTCTCATGCGGTCTAAGTTCATTGGTCTTGCCAATATCCTCTCAGGTGAGGAAGTTTGTCGCGAGATCACCCAAAACGAATGCCAGCCCAAGTATATTTTTGAGGAAGCTTGGAAAATTCTTTCCAACGCCAAACTCCGAAATAAAATCAAAGGAATTCTTAGGGACGCAAAAGAAAGAGAACTAGGAACTACCAATGCTTCCAAAAAAGCAGCAAAGGAAATCCAATCACTCCTTCGTACTCTTTCGAATTAA
- a CDS encoding LpxI family protein has translation MATKGRLAIIAGGGELPHIGMSEALAAGEDPLFLGLIESDFSPREHSARTIPVHITQVGKILKTIQKEKVTRILMLGKVRKDLLFQKLKFDLKALAILAKTINRNDYPIFLAIADEFEAMGVKVISQKIYLKSLLLPEGRYTPKKFGAQELKDIDFGMFYAEKMADLDIGQMVVVCDESVIAVEAVEGTDETIKRGGLYTKKKGDAVVCKSPKAKQDDRFDLPTIGIHTFQMMLESGCKTLCIREGETLVVDPKNAIEFATKHKLNFCVIGKSGSKVLNGKQKKVP, from the coding sequence TTGGCAACAAAAGGCCGATTGGCTATTATCGCTGGTGGTGGGGAACTGCCCCATATTGGAATGTCAGAAGCTTTAGCCGCAGGGGAAGATCCCCTGTTTCTTGGGCTCATTGAGTCTGATTTTTCACCGAGAGAACACAGTGCACGCACGATCCCCGTACATATCACCCAAGTAGGCAAAATTCTCAAAACCATCCAAAAGGAAAAGGTCACGAGAATTTTAATGCTCGGCAAGGTGCGAAAAGACCTGCTTTTTCAAAAATTAAAATTCGATTTAAAAGCTCTTGCCATCCTAGCAAAAACAATCAACCGAAATGACTATCCAATCTTTCTTGCCATTGCCGATGAATTTGAGGCCATGGGAGTCAAAGTGATCTCCCAAAAGATCTACTTAAAATCTTTACTCCTTCCTGAAGGAAGATACACTCCCAAAAAGTTTGGAGCCCAAGAACTAAAAGACATAGACTTTGGGATGTTTTATGCCGAAAAAATGGCCGATTTAGACATTGGGCAAATGGTTGTAGTTTGTGATGAATCAGTAATCGCAGTGGAAGCTGTGGAAGGAACAGATGAAACTATCAAACGAGGTGGTTTGTATACCAAAAAGAAAGGAGATGCTGTTGTTTGTAAAAGCCCAAAAGCAAAACAAGATGACCGCTTCGATTTACCCACTATTGGAATCCATACCTTTCAAATGATGCTCGAAAGTGGTTGTAAAACTCTATGCATTAGAGAAGGTGAAACCTTAGTTGTGGATCCCAAAAATGCAATTGAATTTGCCACCAAACACAAATTAAACTTTTGTGTGATAGGAAAAAGCGGCAGTAAGGTTCTCAATGGTAAACAAAAAAAAGTCCCATAA
- a CDS encoding LIC_12586 family protein, with protein sequence MNRIRENKRVLFSFLALGFIFFCFILCYYGLEFYLRNYRIPLVQLRKVVSYTINKELGKAVDIGVLDFSLREGLIIEDLVVSNEEDFSFNDHMLKVKKVTFRLSSYFKDSPTVEQIDFYSPHLVLNENISLRNQLIEYAQKSKLKDIRFHDARLTVKQNDSTLVDWKEGWDIVLKRKNKRLFLSYNNGWFWIPNTTRIKGEGEFSESGFDEFQFEFKWKNYPSEEAIILTNYLFGSSVHSAVLSGEGRVSSDPVSGFVAKGDVEFENSFIPIPFFENYILDGFRFREVFLFTPNQEEREFLGTDFRIKTSVKSETVKETVLDRHFEFQIESLEDIAERISDLSGNITLPLSGNLKGNIDLTESGDKNKWFLLRGELIGSDLQWNSKLLQLEKGNLSLKLTEGNEWALNFDSLFFGKPTHLSGGGNTTWVRSKKTDGSYYYPLQSKTKLSFQTPDLTANDWRPLYEDWKQETLEEIRERQEKLIPEEYFYQKKIYKYFLEMMNLDLSIQIANYFPYSGSKSLGEAKGNFLVKDGRMNLVLNLGNSNSKLTAVSYFASKTPNFGLNLVLSEYPWSDPWMNVCGTELKPTHVSLDYSFNSIGSDYYSLHKDARTSYSLKLFGVDFKEADLVPKLEMDLSPFKKPFRIEFDLSRYSDMDYISNLVVSSETLDLKGYGNNKNGNYAFTAYGAVGESRGTFSFTEEENKCVIK encoded by the coding sequence ATGAATAGAATCCGTGAAAACAAACGGGTTCTATTTTCATTTTTAGCACTTGGGTTTATCTTTTTTTGTTTTATTCTTTGTTATTACGGCCTTGAGTTTTATCTCCGCAATTACCGCATTCCTTTAGTACAACTTAGGAAAGTAGTTTCCTATACCATTAACAAAGAACTAGGCAAAGCAGTTGACATTGGTGTTCTTGATTTTTCCCTCAGAGAAGGACTCATCATTGAAGACCTTGTTGTTTCGAATGAAGAGGACTTTTCCTTTAACGACCATATGTTGAAGGTAAAAAAAGTAACTTTTCGACTTTCCAGTTATTTTAAAGATTCACCCACTGTAGAACAAATCGATTTTTATAGTCCTCATTTAGTTTTAAACGAAAATATTAGTCTACGAAACCAACTCATAGAATATGCACAAAAAAGCAAACTGAAGGATATTCGGTTTCATGACGCGAGGCTTACTGTCAAACAAAATGATTCTACTTTGGTCGACTGGAAAGAAGGTTGGGACATTGTTTTAAAAAGAAAGAACAAACGATTGTTCCTTTCTTATAACAACGGTTGGTTTTGGATTCCTAACACCACTCGTATAAAAGGTGAAGGAGAATTTAGTGAGTCCGGGTTTGATGAGTTCCAATTTGAATTTAAATGGAAAAACTATCCTTCGGAAGAAGCCATCATTCTTACAAATTATCTATTTGGATCCAGCGTACATTCGGCAGTTCTTTCTGGAGAAGGAAGGGTAAGTAGTGACCCTGTTTCTGGATTTGTAGCAAAGGGAGATGTTGAGTTTGAAAATTCATTTATCCCGATTCCTTTTTTTGAAAATTATATCTTGGATGGATTTAGATTTCGTGAGGTGTTTTTATTCACTCCGAATCAAGAAGAAAGGGAATTTTTAGGGACTGATTTTCGCATCAAAACATCAGTGAAATCAGAAACAGTAAAGGAAACAGTTCTCGATAGACATTTTGAATTTCAAATTGAATCTTTGGAAGACATAGCTGAAAGAATTTCAGACCTTTCGGGTAACATTACTCTTCCATTATCAGGAAATTTAAAGGGCAATATTGACCTAACAGAATCAGGTGATAAAAACAAATGGTTTTTACTTCGAGGAGAACTCATAGGGTCGGACCTCCAGTGGAACTCAAAATTATTGCAGTTAGAAAAAGGTAATTTGTCCCTAAAGCTAACCGAAGGCAATGAGTGGGCGTTAAATTTTGATTCCTTATTTTTTGGGAAACCAACCCATCTTTCTGGTGGAGGAAATACAACTTGGGTTCGTTCTAAAAAAACGGACGGTTCTTATTATTACCCATTACAATCCAAAACAAAACTTAGTTTTCAAACGCCTGATCTAACTGCCAATGATTGGAGACCTCTGTATGAAGATTGGAAACAGGAAACATTAGAAGAAATCAGAGAAAGACAAGAAAAACTAATTCCAGAAGAATACTTTTATCAAAAAAAGATTTATAAGTATTTTTTGGAAATGATGAATTTGGATCTTTCCATTCAAATTGCTAATTATTTTCCCTATAGTGGTTCTAAATCATTAGGAGAGGCCAAAGGGAATTTTCTTGTAAAAGATGGTCGGATGAACCTTGTATTGAATCTGGGTAATTCTAATTCAAAATTAACTGCCGTTTCCTATTTTGCTAGCAAAACACCTAACTTTGGTTTGAATTTAGTTTTAAGCGAATACCCTTGGTCAGACCCTTGGATGAATGTCTGCGGGACCGAATTAAAACCAACTCATGTCAGTTTAGATTACAGTTTTAATAGTATTGGAAGTGATTATTATAGCCTTCACAAAGATGCTCGAACATCTTATTCACTCAAATTATTTGGAGTAGATTTTAAAGAGGCAGATTTGGTCCCTAAGTTAGAAATGGATCTTAGTCCATTCAAAAAACCTTTTAGAATTGAATTTGATTTGAGCCGCTATTCGGATATGGACTATATTTCAAATTTAGTAGTTTCCAGTGAAACTTTAGATTTGAAAGGATATGGAAATAACAAAAATGGGAACTATGCATTCACTGCTTATGGGGCGGTAGGAGAATCGCGAGGAACTTTCAGTTTTACAGAAGAGGAAAATAAATGCGTCATCAAATAG
- a CDS encoding LIC12587 family lipoprotein: MKSILPLTLILALVVAFENCASNQGNQKLGVSKINTGSHLAQIESIDADLKSSTLSDESRDKLVIRKGKLLLDLGKYDETISTLNQVNQAKSNPVQLSEWNLTMGKAYVGKNEYSKAIQFLNQSEKLDKNTNLMERKKLVVQSLVAEREYYPALATLTKTYTKGNQKKDEFYFETAAKTYLKMGFEYKNTGFYQKGLQVANLGLEEFPNNETLKSIQKECLEVLQPEGKL; the protein is encoded by the coding sequence ATGAAATCGATTCTCCCACTAACCCTCATTTTGGCGTTGGTTGTGGCATTTGAAAATTGTGCATCAAATCAAGGAAACCAAAAACTAGGAGTTTCCAAAATCAATACAGGGTCCCATTTGGCCCAAATCGAATCCATCGATGCTGATCTCAAATCCTCTACTTTATCTGACGAATCCCGAGACAAACTAGTGATCCGAAAAGGAAAACTTTTACTCGATCTTGGAAAATATGATGAAACGATCTCGACACTCAACCAAGTGAACCAGGCAAAGTCCAACCCAGTTCAACTTTCTGAGTGGAATCTCACAATGGGGAAAGCCTATGTGGGAAAAAATGAATATTCGAAAGCCATTCAATTTCTAAACCAATCTGAAAAGTTGGATAAAAATACGAACCTGATGGAACGTAAAAAACTCGTGGTGCAATCGCTTGTTGCTGAACGGGAATACTATCCTGCACTTGCTACCCTTACAAAAACTTATACCAAAGGGAATCAGAAAAAAGACGAATTCTATTTTGAAACTGCTGCAAAGACATATTTAAAAATGGGCTTTGAGTATAAAAACACAGGTTTTTACCAAAAAGGTTTGCAAGTTGCCAATTTAGGATTGGAAGAATTTCCGAACAACGAAACTCTGAAGTCCATTCAGAAAGAATGTTTGGAAGTGTTGCAGCCGGAGGGCAAACTCTAA
- a CDS encoding FmdB family zinc ribbon protein codes for MATYDYHCNTCGKDFEHVQSMKDDALTECLCGKKGAVERRISASAGIIFKGSGFYVTDYKKDSSTPTSGNTGSGTT; via the coding sequence ATGGCTACCTACGATTACCATTGTAATACATGCGGAAAGGACTTTGAACATGTCCAATCAATGAAAGATGATGCTCTCACAGAATGTCTCTGTGGAAAAAAAGGAGCGGTAGAACGTCGCATTTCTGCAAGTGCAGGAATTATCTTCAAAGGTTCTGGGTTTTACGTAACCGATTATAAAAAAGACAGTTCCACTCCTACTTCCGGTAACACCGGTTCAGGAACTACTTAA